A stretch of Equus przewalskii isolate Varuska chromosome 11, EquPr2, whole genome shotgun sequence DNA encodes these proteins:
- the IRF7 gene encoding interferon regulatory factor 7 isoform X1, translating into MAVAPDRVAPRVLFGDWLLGEVSSGRYEGLEWLDAARTHFRVPWKHFGRRDLGEADSRIFKAWAVARGRWPPSSSRSDPQTPESALRAGWKTNFRCALRSTRRFVMLQDNSGDLTDPHKVYALSPEVGWAALRVHPGVHTLACHSGVSGPNSPSEDAGINQGKDEALDVPPRMGGFLRPALAGDAGERRGHQLAGPNPEPCAPSPLSGPADDVEDLLLQALQQSSLEDHLLEATWGVDPISPEAPGPELPAGQLYLPKPQAQTTGLAPAPWQPPQEAEPCTALPPSACPPVAGEQVPARPGYSQLSLHTEPSLGTLDVTIMYKGRTVLQEVVGRPRCVFLYGPPSLPVEATELQCVAFPSPAELPDQKQLHYTEKLLQHVAPGLQLELRGPGLWARRLGKCKVFWEVGGPLGSASPSSPARLLPRNCDTPIFDFSTFFRELVEFRARQRQGSPHYTIYLAFGQDLSARRPKEKSLVLVKLEPWLCRAHLEGVQREGVSSLDSGSLGLCLSSSNSLYNDLEHFLDHFFMEVEQPA; encoded by the exons ATGGCTGTGGCTCCCGACAG GGTAGCCCCGCGCGTGCTGTTCGGAGACTGGCTTTTGGGCGAGGTCAGCAGCGGCCGCTACGAGGGGCTGGAGTGGCTGGACGCAGCCCGCACACACTTCCGTGTCCCCTGGAAGCACTTCGGGCGGAGGGACCTGGGCGAGGCGGACTCACGCATCTTCAAG GCCTGGGCCGTAGCCCGCGGCAGGTGGCcgcccagcagcagcagaagtgaCCCTCAGACCCCCGAGAGCGCCCTCCGCGCAGGCTGGAAAACCAACTTCCGCTGCGCATTGCGCAGCACGCGGCGCTTCGTGATGCTGCAAGACAACTCTGGGGACCTCACGGACCCGCATAAGGTGTATGCGCTCAGCCCCGAGGTGGGGTGGGCAG CTTTGAGGGTCCACCCAGGGGTTCACACCTTGGCGTGCCACTCTGGAGTCTCAGGTCCCAACTCTCCCTCAGAAGATGCAGGCATTAACCAGGGGAAGGATGAGGCCCTTGATGTCCCCCCCAGGATG GGCGGGTTCCTCAGGCCAGCCCTGGCAGGAGATGCTGGTGAGAGGCGGGGGCACCAGCTGGCTGGGCCGAACCCTGAGCCCTGCGCCCCAAGCCCTCTTTCCGGCCCAGCTGACGATGTGGAGGACCTCTTGCTCCAGGCTCTGCAGCAGAGCAGCCtggaggaccacctgctggaagCTACATGGGGGGTGGATCCAATCTCCCCAGAGGCTCCTG GCCCAGAGCTCCCTGCGGGGCAGCTGTACCTGCCAAAGCCCCAGGCCCAGACGACAG GCCTAGCCCCAGCACCCTGGCAGCCCCCTCAAGAGGCAGAGCCCTGCACTGCGCTGCCCCCCAGTGCCTGTCCCCCGGTGGCAGGTGAGCAGGTCCCAGCCAGGCCTGGCTACTCACAGCTCAGTCTGCACACAGAACCCAGCCTGGGCACCCTGGACGTGACCATCATGTACAAGGGCCGAACGGTGCTGCAGGAGGTGGTGGGCCGCCCAAGATGTGTGTTCCTATACGGGCCTCCCAGCCTACCTGTTGAGGCCACAGAACTCCAGTGCGTGGccttccccagccctgctgaGCTCCCCGACCAGAAACAGCTTCACTACACAGAGAAGCTGCTGCAGCACGTGGCCCCTGGCCTGCAGCTGGAGCTCCGGGGGCCTGGGCTGTGGGCCCGGCGCCTGGGCAAGTGCAAGGTCTTCTGGGAGGTGGGAGGCCCCCTGGGCTCTGCCAGCCCCTCTAGCCCGGCCCGCCTGCTGCCCAGGAACTGCGACACTCCCATCTTCGACTTCAGCACCTTCTTCCGAG AGCTTGTGGAGTTCCGGGCTCGCCAGCGCCAGGGCTCCCCACACTACACCATCTACCTGGCCTTTGGGCAAGACCTGTCAGCCAGGAGACCCAAGGAGAAGAGCCTGGTCCTGGTGAAG CTGGAGCCGTGGCTGTGCCGGGCGCACCTGGAGGGTGTGCAGCGTGAAGGCGTGTCCTCCCTGGACAGCGGCAGCCTAGGCCTCTGCCTGTCCAGCTCCAACAGCCTCTACAACGACCTCGAGCATTTCCTTGACCACTTCTTCATGGAGGTGGAGCAGCCCGCCTAG